Proteins from a genomic interval of Microbacterium esteraromaticum:
- a CDS encoding HAD-IIA family hydrolase: MALFRRAKPASTPLTDRDALLADLDGVVYAGPHALPHAIENLNRAGESMRLGYITNNASRTDADVAAHLTDLGLTVAPDEVVTSPQAAMRLLSTIVPAPATILIVGGEGLVVEAQKAGYTVTRSAEDAPAAVVQGFAPEVAWTDLAEAAFALKLPEDEGGIPWISTNTDWTIPRERGVAPGNGTLVSAVHTAIGRLSTVAGKPEKPIFEEAVARFGAQRPLFLGDRLDTDIAGAVRAGIDSALVLTGIDRPKHVLAAPQGSQPDYILADLRDLHVPYPATAEKDGVFTVNGASVRVVDADVQILAEGQAQIDLLRAGAAAIWATGRAIYAFRVPERLYADPFHRP, from the coding sequence ATGGCTCTGTTCCGCCGCGCGAAGCCGGCATCCACTCCGCTGACCGACCGCGACGCTCTGCTCGCCGATCTCGATGGCGTCGTGTATGCCGGACCTCACGCGTTGCCGCACGCGATCGAGAACCTGAATCGCGCCGGTGAGTCGATGCGCCTCGGGTACATCACGAACAACGCCTCGCGGACGGACGCCGACGTCGCGGCTCACCTCACGGATCTGGGCCTCACAGTCGCACCCGACGAGGTCGTCACGAGCCCTCAGGCTGCGATGCGCCTGCTGTCGACGATCGTGCCGGCCCCGGCCACGATCTTGATCGTCGGGGGCGAGGGGCTCGTCGTCGAGGCACAGAAGGCCGGTTACACGGTGACGCGCAGTGCCGAGGATGCCCCGGCCGCCGTCGTGCAGGGCTTCGCACCCGAGGTGGCCTGGACCGACCTCGCCGAGGCCGCTTTCGCGCTGAAGCTGCCCGAGGATGAGGGCGGCATTCCCTGGATCTCGACCAACACCGACTGGACGATTCCGCGCGAGCGGGGGGTCGCGCCCGGTAACGGCACGCTCGTGTCGGCCGTGCACACCGCCATCGGACGGCTGTCGACGGTTGCGGGCAAGCCTGAGAAGCCGATCTTCGAAGAGGCCGTCGCACGATTCGGCGCACAGCGGCCGCTCTTCCTCGGCGACCGCCTCGACACCGACATCGCCGGTGCCGTGCGCGCGGGCATCGACTCGGCTCTCGTGCTGACGGGCATCGACCGTCCCAAGCACGTGCTGGCTGCGCCGCAGGGATCGCAGCCCGACTACATCCTCGCCGACCTGCGCGACCTGCACGTTCCCTACCCGGCTACTGCCGAGAAGGACGGCGTCTTCACGGTCAACGGCGCCTCGGTGCGCGTCGTGGATGCCGACGTGCAGATCCTCGCCGAGGGGCAGGCGCAGATCGATCTGCTGCGTGCCGGTGCCGCCGCGATCTGGGCGACCGGGCGCGCAATCTACGCGTTCCGCGTGCCCGAGCGCCTCTACGCCGACCCGTTCCATCGCCCCTGA
- a CDS encoding TlyA family RNA methyltransferase produces the protein MPRLDAALAARGLARSRTHAASLIAEGLVRIDGVIAIKASTAVTDDADLAVDGGDHYVSRGAHKLIAALDGFDVAVQGRLALDMGASTGGFTQVLLERGARRVLAVDVGHGQLAPALAADPSVVLVEGFNVRHMTAQTLAEATGEPARPDLIVGDLSFISLALVLPAVAETAGAHADILLLIKPQFEVGRTAVKGGLVTSAAARVDAVERTLWSAHDAGLGTLGILPSPILGTHGNAEYLVHLAPGRGTDPSQWTEQIAQLAGGR, from the coding sequence ATGCCCCGGCTCGACGCTGCTCTCGCCGCGCGCGGTCTGGCGCGCTCGCGCACGCACGCGGCCTCGCTGATCGCCGAGGGGCTCGTGCGCATCGACGGCGTGATCGCGATCAAGGCCTCGACGGCGGTGACGGACGACGCGGACCTCGCCGTCGACGGCGGTGATCACTACGTGAGCCGCGGGGCGCACAAGCTCATCGCCGCATTGGACGGCTTCGACGTGGCGGTGCAGGGCCGCCTGGCACTCGATATGGGTGCCTCGACCGGTGGCTTCACGCAGGTGCTGCTCGAGCGCGGCGCGCGGCGCGTGCTCGCGGTCGACGTCGGTCATGGTCAATTGGCGCCCGCTCTCGCGGCTGATCCGTCCGTCGTGCTCGTCGAGGGCTTCAACGTGCGCCATATGACCGCGCAGACCCTCGCCGAGGCCACAGGCGAGCCCGCGCGCCCGGATCTGATCGTGGGGGATCTGTCGTTCATCTCGCTCGCGCTGGTGCTGCCCGCGGTGGCCGAGACCGCTGGTGCGCACGCCGATATCCTGCTGCTGATCAAGCCGCAGTTCGAGGTCGGGCGCACGGCCGTCAAGGGCGGCTTGGTCACCAGCGCCGCGGCTCGCGTGGACGCGGTCGAGCGCACGCTGTGGAGCGCGCACGACGCCGGGCTCGGAACCCTCGGCATCCTGCCGTCGCCGATTCTGGGTACGCACGGCAACGCCGAGTACCTGGTGCACCTCGCTCCCGGGCGCGGCACCGATCCGTCACAATGGACGGAGCAGATCGCACAGTTGGCAGGAGGACGATGA